One window of Caldicoprobacter guelmensis genomic DNA carries:
- a CDS encoding ATP-binding cassette domain-containing protein, with protein MKNVEKYIGDKLLFYCESLKFEKKGLYIIKGPNGCGKTTFLKMLFGKDRDFKGVIKNTFDKRVMLPQQPYFFKGSVLYNISLGARDSVLAKACRVMDEFSIDPGASIFSLSLGQRQLVAFLRAFYADADVLFLDEPDTYLDGRVRNFVFELIWQDSNNRCIIAVTHDSTIAVPAITIRFEDCHII; from the coding sequence GTGAAAAACGTCGAGAAATATATAGGGGATAAGCTGTTGTTTTACTGTGAGAGTTTAAAGTTTGAAAAAAAGGGCTTATACATCATAAAGGGGCCAAACGGCTGCGGCAAGACCACATTTTTGAAGATGCTGTTCGGCAAGGACAGGGATTTTAAAGGCGTGATAAAAAACACATTTGACAAAAGGGTTATGCTTCCACAGCAGCCGTATTTCTTTAAAGGGAGCGTGCTTTACAACATATCCCTGGGGGCAAGAGATAGCGTCCTTGCTAAGGCCTGCCGCGTAATGGATGAGTTTTCAATTGACCCTGGTGCCAGCATTTTTTCCCTCTCGCTGGGGCAGAGGCAGCTGGTGGCATTTTTAAGGGCGTTTTATGCTGATGCTGATGTTTTATTTCTGGATGAGCCCGATACGTACCTGGATGGCAGGGTAAGAAACTTTGTGTTTGAGCTTATATGGCAGGACTCAAACAACAGATGTATAATAGCGGTAACCCATGATTCCACAATAGCTGTTCCAGCCATCACTATACGCTTTGAAGATTGCCATATTATTTAA
- a CDS encoding HD-GYP domain-containing protein has product MNKKAILFLSIVSIVGVFIISISIYNMPKIQTYELVLWILLAGMSQSFLVLFMQNGVLSVVFAIILAAHLYQGTYFAVVVAANSVLFQFYHPRKGVYEHVFNRPFYKTLFNMSNLAISAYISGSAYQAMHNRLQASGNLYLYMLCLITYITLFLLFNSSILMLLMKFLTQQPFFKLWKKNILWAIPNFYALAPFGYFIYLLYQIPNGHIYVILLFGPLLLARYSFQLYLESQKRYYQIIQTLTAAIEAKDKYTEGHSKRVEMYAEKIARKLKLPPSKIEAIKVAALLHDIGKIGIEDSILRKPHSLSLEEWEKIKQHPDIGVKILEDVDFLDDVKNLIKNHHERYDGNGYPQGSKGEEIPIEAYIIAAADAYDALTSDRPYRKAFTPQEALEIIRQNKGTQFHPVVVDALISVVQEKG; this is encoded by the coding sequence ATGAATAAGAAAGCCATCCTTTTCCTGAGCATCGTATCCATTGTGGGGGTATTCATAATATCAATCTCGATATATAACATGCCTAAAATACAGACATACGAACTTGTACTCTGGATTTTGCTAGCAGGAATGAGTCAATCCTTTCTAGTCCTATTTATGCAGAACGGTGTGTTAAGTGTAGTCTTTGCAATTATACTTGCAGCACATCTGTACCAGGGGACATATTTCGCCGTTGTAGTTGCAGCAAATAGTGTATTGTTTCAATTTTATCACCCTAGAAAAGGTGTTTATGAACACGTATTTAATAGACCATTTTATAAAACGTTGTTTAATATGTCAAATCTTGCCATAAGCGCATACATATCAGGCAGCGCATACCAAGCCATGCACAACAGGCTGCAAGCAAGCGGCAACCTCTACTTGTATATGCTGTGCTTGATTACATACATAACCTTGTTCTTGCTGTTTAATTCCTCTATACTCATGCTTCTCATGAAATTTCTGACCCAACAGCCATTTTTTAAACTGTGGAAAAAAAATATCCTGTGGGCCATACCCAATTTTTACGCCCTGGCCCCTTTCGGGTATTTCATATACCTCCTCTACCAAATCCCCAACGGCCATATATATGTGATACTGCTGTTTGGCCCCCTGCTACTTGCACGCTACTCTTTCCAGCTTTACCTTGAGTCGCAAAAGAGATATTACCAAATAATACAGACCCTTACAGCGGCAATTGAAGCAAAGGACAAATACACAGAAGGGCATTCCAAACGCGTGGAGATGTATGCTGAAAAGATTGCCAGAAAGCTTAAACTTCCCCCTTCCAAGATAGAGGCCATTAAGGTAGCAGCTCTATTACATGATATAGGAAAAATAGGCATAGAGGATTCCATACTGCGTAAACCCCACTCGCTTTCCCTGGAAGAATGGGAAAAAATCAAACAACACCCCGACATAGGGGTAAAAATACTGGAAGATGTAGATTTTTTAGATGACGTAAAGAATCTCATAAAGAACCACCATGAGCGGTATGACGGAAACGGCTATCCTCAAGGAAGTAAGGGCGAAGAAATACCCATCGAGGCTTATATAATTGCGGCAGCCGACGCCTATGACGCCCTCACCTCGGACAGGCCATATAGAAAAGCCTTTACTCCACAGGAGGCTTTAGAGATCATCAGACAAAACAAAGGGACCCAATTTCACCCAGTAGTGGTAGATGCTCTAATAAGCGTAGTTCAAGAGAAAGGATGA
- a CDS encoding ABC transporter permease → MVGNIVLSTLIVCVPSTLISMLIAVPAGYILKVKRFRGRRLIIRGVYTLSGLPPVLAGLLVYLTLSSKGPLGFLNILFTKWAMVIGQVVLIVPIVILYTLSGLKNILMVLDNLDYLGIKGNKRYFVVLREYFRELVYAGVLGLSRAISEVGAVLIVGGNIEGQTRILTTAIIHEVSKGEFSRALLLGLILLAISFGFNTALQVLQGDIVD, encoded by the coding sequence ATGGTGGGCAATATTGTCTTGTCAACGCTCATTGTGTGTGTTCCGTCAACCTTGATTTCGATGCTGATTGCTGTGCCTGCAGGGTATATTCTCAAAGTTAAGAGGTTTAGAGGGCGAAGGCTTATAATCAGAGGGGTATATACCCTGTCGGGGTTGCCGCCGGTTTTGGCAGGACTTCTGGTGTACCTGACGCTTTCGAGCAAAGGGCCGCTGGGCTTTTTGAACATCCTGTTCACCAAGTGGGCTATGGTCATTGGTCAGGTGGTTTTGATAGTGCCTATTGTAATACTGTATACCTTGTCGGGGCTTAAAAATATCCTGATGGTGTTGGATAACCTTGATTACCTGGGTATAAAAGGCAATAAGAGATACTTTGTTGTGCTGAGGGAATATTTCCGAGAACTCGTATACGCGGGGGTATTGGGGCTTTCCCGAGCAATCTCCGAGGTGGGGGCGGTGCTCATAGTAGGTGGCAACATTGAGGGCCAAACCAGGATACTGACAACGGCCATAATCCATGAGGTTTCAAAAGGTGAGTTTTCAAGGGCGCTTCTATTGGGGCTGATCTTGCTGGCTATTTCTTTTGGGTTCAATACAGCTTTGCAGGTATTGCAGGGTGATATAGTTGATTGA
- a CDS encoding molybdenum cofactor synthesis domain-containing protein produces the protein MKDYHFSAVLPDVARKSIEEILKEHLALESEVVSIYSAGGRFVSRDYFSVNTCPPVDVAAMDGYAINAQQTYDVTDVQPKVIKDFKVVQTGHSIENYDAVVPFEEAQKEDEGIKIFKSYYPRQNVRSKGEDVQKGQMIVKKGELLGEFEQVYLKAGGYREVEVYKMPRVAFLPTGDELVDLIENQDQLVEFNSVIFSNLLKRYGFDVGVFEPVPNDVAQLVSKIESLLEEYDMVFINGGSSKGDMDLTAEVISRLGEVVVHGVAIKPGKPTIIGRVGTKLVMGLPGYPVSMFFAVRELFLEAFFNAYGLDSKQKKAWALLERRVFSDMGSEEYIRVSIENQQGRNLARVLKRGASVVSSLKRADGYIVIPVNADLLEEGNLVEVKLI, from the coding sequence GTGAAGGATTATCATTTCTCTGCTGTGTTACCCGATGTAGCCAGAAAGAGCATAGAAGAAATATTAAAGGAGCATTTGGCTTTGGAAAGTGAAGTGGTTTCTATATACAGCGCAGGTGGACGTTTTGTTTCGCGGGATTACTTTTCTGTAAACACCTGCCCACCTGTTGATGTAGCTGCCATGGATGGATATGCCATTAATGCACAACAAACTTATGATGTCACCGATGTACAGCCCAAGGTGATCAAGGACTTCAAAGTTGTTCAAACCGGGCACAGCATAGAAAATTATGACGCTGTTGTACCTTTTGAAGAGGCTCAAAAGGAGGATGAAGGCATAAAAATTTTCAAAAGCTATTATCCGCGCCAGAATGTCCGCTCAAAAGGTGAGGATGTGCAAAAAGGCCAGATGATAGTGAAAAAGGGGGAACTGCTTGGCGAGTTTGAGCAGGTATATTTGAAAGCGGGAGGGTACAGGGAGGTTGAGGTATATAAAATGCCGAGGGTGGCCTTTTTGCCCACCGGCGACGAGCTTGTGGACCTCATTGAAAACCAAGACCAGCTTGTAGAGTTTAACTCGGTGATCTTCAGCAATTTGCTGAAGAGATATGGATTTGATGTAGGCGTTTTTGAGCCTGTACCCAATGACGTTGCTCAGCTTGTAAGCAAAATAGAAAGTCTCTTAGAAGAATATGACATGGTGTTTATAAACGGCGGCTCTTCAAAGGGGGATATGGATTTAACTGCAGAGGTTATTTCCAGGCTGGGAGAGGTTGTTGTGCACGGCGTGGCGATAAAGCCCGGTAAACCCACCATTATAGGCAGAGTGGGTACAAAGCTGGTAATGGGCCTGCCGGGATATCCTGTTTCTATGTTCTTTGCGGTAAGGGAGCTGTTTTTAGAGGCGTTTTTCAATGCTTATGGCTTAGACTCCAAGCAGAAAAAGGCTTGGGCGCTGCTCGAGAGAAGGGTTTTCTCAGATATGGGGTCTGAGGAGTACATCAGGGTGAGCATAGAAAACCAGCAGGGTAGGAATCTGGCTAGGGTGCTTAAAAGGGGTGCAAGCGTGGTTTCAAGTTTAAAGAGGGCAGACGGATATATAGTAATCCCCGTTAATGCAGATCTGTTGGAAGAAGGGAACCTTGTCGAGGTTAAATTGATTTAA
- a CDS encoding DUF5317 domain-containing protein has protein sequence MLAFIVIALSLIISLLRGGQLKRLKDIHFRMPYLVIISLFLDFWPYHLLNTPHWMAFIIFIVEYTLLFAFILINSSYKHLKTIGIGIALNFLVILSNGGAMPVSQHTLQVPSLNKYVQMIQNGNLPSYTLMADKTPLWFLADIIYLPWPREQFISIGDVIIMLGIFLFIQNITQAE, from the coding sequence ATGTTAGCGTTTATTGTCATAGCACTGAGCCTCATTATCTCTCTTTTAAGAGGAGGACAACTGAAGAGGCTAAAAGACATCCATTTTCGCATGCCATACCTGGTCATAATATCGTTGTTTTTGGATTTTTGGCCCTATCACTTACTTAACACGCCTCATTGGATGGCATTTATAATATTCATAGTTGAATACACATTATTATTTGCCTTTATACTCATTAACAGCTCATACAAACATTTGAAAACCATAGGAATTGGAATAGCGCTTAACTTTTTAGTGATACTTTCAAACGGCGGAGCCATGCCGGTATCCCAACATACTCTCCAAGTACCCTCGCTGAACAAATACGTACAGATGATCCAAAACGGCAATCTTCCCAGTTACACATTGATGGCAGACAAAACTCCTTTATGGTTTTTAGCCGACATAATTTATTTGCCTTGGCCTAGAGAGCAATTTATAAGCATAGGAGACGTTATAATAATGCTCGGCATATTTCTGTTCATACAGAACATAACGCAGGCTGAATAG
- a CDS encoding 4Fe-4S dicluster domain-containing protein: protein MPKVLRADNMNKCLGCFTCMLTCAAVNHNNHNLAKSSIKVKTRGGLQSKFAATICVACKEPACAEACPTNALVRRPGGGVNLIPERCIACEKCVSACIVGSIHMDYDRKIPIVCKHCGACVRMCPHNCLSMEEVTE, encoded by the coding sequence TTGCCAAAGGTATTGAGAGCCGATAACATGAACAAGTGCCTTGGTTGCTTTACGTGCATGCTTACGTGCGCTGCTGTGAATCATAACAACCACAATCTTGCAAAAAGCTCCATAAAGGTCAAGACCAGGGGAGGGCTGCAGAGCAAGTTTGCCGCAACGATTTGTGTTGCATGCAAGGAACCTGCTTGTGCTGAGGCCTGTCCCACAAATGCCCTTGTCAGGCGCCCCGGTGGGGGAGTGAATTTGATTCCGGAAAGGTGTATTGCCTGTGAGAAGTGCGTTTCTGCGTGCATAGTTGGGTCAATTCACATGGACTATGACAGAAAAATACCAATAGTGTGCAAACACTGCGGGGCGTGTGTGAGGATGTGCCCGCACAACTGTTTGAGCATGGAAGAGGTGACGGAGTAA
- a CDS encoding ThiF family adenylyltransferase, producing MEKRYIKNIGTLSLKGQGRVFQTTAAVVGAGGIGGFIIEGLARLGVKEIIAIDKDVFDETNLNRQVLSTVSNLGSPKVIEAEKRVKEINPRVHFQPISQRACLENLPDFLGRADYIFDATDNIEIRKGLSKFVQQTDKVLIHGGCAGWYVQVAVITKYTPSIERLFGGVSGQGAEKVLGNPVFAPMLTAALELSEFCKLVSGKGKPLVGRCLVVNLLTNECRVFEF from the coding sequence GTGGAGAAGAGGTATATAAAAAACATTGGTACGCTTAGTTTGAAAGGTCAAGGAAGGGTATTCCAAACGACGGCTGCCGTGGTAGGGGCTGGAGGAATCGGGGGATTTATTATAGAAGGGTTGGCGCGCCTTGGGGTGAAAGAGATAATAGCCATAGATAAGGATGTGTTTGATGAGACGAACTTGAACAGGCAGGTTTTATCGACTGTGAGCAATCTGGGCAGTCCCAAAGTCATTGAGGCTGAAAAGAGGGTGAAGGAAATAAATCCAAGGGTGCATTTCCAGCCCATCAGCCAAAGGGCCTGCCTGGAGAATCTCCCGGATTTTTTGGGCCGGGCAGATTATATATTTGATGCTACCGATAATATCGAGATAAGGAAAGGGCTCTCCAAGTTTGTGCAGCAAACCGATAAGGTCTTGATCCACGGTGGGTGTGCAGGGTGGTATGTGCAGGTGGCTGTAATAACAAAATATACGCCATCTATAGAAAGGCTCTTTGGAGGTGTCAGTGGGCAGGGGGCTGAGAAGGTGCTTGGGAACCCCGTGTTTGCGCCTATGCTGACGGCAGCCCTTGAGCTTTCAGAATTTTGTAAGCTTGTATCAGGTAAGGGGAAGCCCCTTGTGGGCAGGTGCCTGGTTGTCAATCTTTTGACAAATGAATGCAGGGTTTTTGAATTTTAA
- a CDS encoding molybdopterin molybdotransferase MoeA has product MKVFKTESEVFDILQQEFSDFIPGTERVMLHEAVDRICADDIRADIDVPHFDKSTVDGYAVRCQRTFTANDENPAVFELIGEVKTGEMPDFKVQEGQAARVFTGGAIPEGADAVVMLENTIEQEGRVFVFKPARPNENILKKGEDIRKGCTIIRKYQRLGAPQIGVLAAVGQKEVEVFLKLKVGVISTGDEIMTQDEPLQEAKIYDINSYTLYSALKQEYAVPKSYGIVRDDYEALISLLSKAVLENDVVLISGGSSVGMYDTTLKAIQSLEGARVLVDGISIKPGKPTIIAKVGNKAVFGLPGHPVSCLFIFKFFVKKLFDMMLKQQDADRKVLAKLKSGFVSSSGRTEFVFVKLVYSEEVLAEPLYGKSGSISLLNNASGYVRLEATRTGLKPGDVVEVVLL; this is encoded by the coding sequence ATGAAGGTTTTTAAGACCGAATCTGAGGTGTTTGATATCTTGCAGCAGGAATTTTCGGATTTTATACCCGGGACCGAAAGGGTAATGCTTCATGAAGCTGTTGATCGAATCTGTGCAGACGACATTAGAGCGGATATAGATGTGCCGCATTTTGACAAGTCAACGGTGGATGGGTACGCCGTTAGATGCCAAAGGACATTTACGGCTAACGATGAGAATCCAGCAGTTTTTGAACTTATCGGAGAGGTCAAAACGGGGGAGATGCCGGATTTTAAAGTACAAGAGGGCCAGGCGGCAAGGGTTTTTACGGGCGGTGCCATCCCTGAAGGCGCTGATGCCGTGGTTATGCTGGAAAATACCATTGAGCAAGAGGGCAGGGTCTTTGTTTTTAAGCCGGCAAGGCCAAATGAGAACATATTGAAAAAGGGAGAGGATATAAGGAAGGGCTGCACAATTATAAGGAAATACCAAAGGCTTGGTGCGCCTCAAATAGGCGTTTTGGCAGCGGTGGGGCAGAAGGAAGTGGAGGTCTTCCTAAAACTCAAAGTAGGGGTTATCTCAACCGGCGATGAGATAATGACGCAGGATGAGCCCCTTCAGGAAGCAAAAATTTACGATATAAACTCATATACGCTGTACAGTGCGTTGAAACAGGAGTATGCTGTTCCGAAATCGTACGGGATTGTAAGGGATGACTATGAGGCTTTGATAAGTCTCCTTTCAAAGGCTGTCTTGGAGAACGACGTTGTGCTGATCTCAGGTGGAAGTTCGGTTGGAATGTATGACACCACGCTGAAGGCTATTCAGAGCTTGGAGGGGGCAAGGGTCCTAGTTGACGGGATATCCATAAAGCCCGGCAAGCCCACCATCATAGCGAAGGTGGGGAATAAAGCTGTGTTTGGGCTTCCGGGGCATCCGGTGTCGTGCCTGTTTATATTCAAATTCTTCGTAAAAAAGCTTTTTGATATGATGCTCAAGCAGCAGGATGCAGACCGCAAGGTTTTAGCTAAGCTAAAGTCGGGTTTTGTTTCTTCAAGCGGTAGGACGGAGTTCGTGTTTGTGAAGCTGGTTTACTCCGAGGAGGTTTTAGCAGAGCCTTTGTATGGAAAGTCGGGTTCGATAAGCCTTCTTAACAATGCTTCGGGATATGTTAGGCTTGAGGCAACCAGGACGGGTTTGAAGCCGGGTGATGTGGTGGAGGTGGTGTTGCTGTGA
- a CDS encoding aldehyde ferredoxin oxidoreductase N-terminal domain-containing protein: MLGKDFIRVLYIDLESRKADIKERKDLYKCLGGTGVAAKLLEENMKKNLPPLHEQQPLIISIGPLSTIFPVVTKAVATFISPHTGEYGESHAGGRLAMAMRNAGYDAIVITGRAGKPTYLSITDRSIEFKDARAMWGLDVEDVGRLVREREPGPGKRSIIRIGRAGENLVTYSCVNVDTYRHFGRLGIGAVFGSKNLKAMIIMGERDLPISNLKEYFRTYQEIYKKATQTDAMAKYHELGTPVNIKVLNAISSLPTKNLLQSTFEHADDISGETFAEKNLIRKVSCTGCPIGCIHIGQFRREFDKGYEYESIAVSYDHELIYALGSLLGIKTSDEVLEIIEEVEQAGLDAMTTGVVLAWATEALQKGLITKQDTLADLEFGNTKEYIKAIDYIADRVNEFYYTIGNGLKEAVKKYGGQEFALLYGGNEMAGYHTGYAFALGQTVGSRHSHLDNAGYSYDQSAKELKDEEIVDYVIKEEKERNILTSLCICLFARKVYDRVTILKALHSIGIDWSDDDLTRLGNDIFFTKLKIKKELGFSLENYRFPKRVFETPTLWGKMDEERLNRLLKMYIDRVEKEYEDWNRGQ, translated from the coding sequence ATGCTGGGGAAGGACTTTATAAGGGTACTCTATATAGACCTTGAGAGCAGGAAGGCGGATATTAAAGAGAGGAAGGACTTGTATAAATGCTTGGGTGGTACCGGTGTGGCAGCAAAGCTTCTTGAGGAAAATATGAAGAAGAACTTGCCGCCGCTACACGAGCAGCAGCCGCTTATAATCTCCATTGGCCCGCTTTCCACTATATTCCCTGTTGTAACCAAGGCGGTTGCAACCTTTATATCGCCTCACACGGGTGAGTACGGTGAAAGCCATGCCGGCGGAAGGTTGGCCATGGCTATGCGCAATGCTGGGTATGACGCCATTGTTATAACGGGCAGGGCTGGCAAGCCCACTTATTTGTCAATAACTGATAGAAGTATAGAGTTTAAAGATGCCAGAGCCATGTGGGGGCTTGATGTAGAAGATGTAGGAAGGCTGGTCAGGGAGAGGGAACCAGGACCGGGCAAGAGGAGCATCATCAGGATAGGCAGGGCGGGTGAAAACCTTGTCACATATTCGTGTGTCAATGTGGATACCTACAGGCACTTTGGAAGGCTAGGTATAGGTGCGGTATTCGGCAGCAAGAACCTGAAAGCCATGATAATCATGGGAGAGAGGGACCTGCCCATTTCCAATTTAAAGGAGTATTTTAGGACTTATCAGGAGATATACAAGAAGGCGACTCAGACCGATGCCATGGCTAAATACCATGAGCTCGGAACGCCCGTAAACATAAAGGTGCTAAATGCTATAAGTTCTCTACCCACTAAGAATCTTTTGCAGTCCACCTTTGAACATGCGGATGATATATCGGGTGAAACATTTGCTGAGAAAAACCTTATAAGAAAGGTCTCATGCACCGGTTGCCCAATCGGGTGTATTCATATAGGACAGTTTAGGAGAGAGTTTGATAAGGGATATGAGTATGAGTCAATAGCGGTGTCGTATGACCATGAGCTAATATATGCGCTGGGCAGCCTGCTTGGGATAAAGACCAGCGATGAAGTGCTGGAAATAATAGAAGAGGTAGAGCAGGCTGGCCTTGATGCCATGACCACGGGAGTTGTTTTGGCATGGGCTACTGAGGCCCTGCAAAAGGGGCTTATAACTAAACAAGACACCTTAGCAGACCTTGAATTTGGAAATACTAAGGAGTACATCAAGGCCATAGATTATATTGCAGACAGGGTAAACGAGTTTTATTACACCATTGGGAATGGTTTAAAGGAAGCGGTTAAAAAATACGGAGGTCAGGAGTTTGCTCTGCTTTACGGCGGAAATGAAATGGCGGGTTACCATACCGGGTATGCTTTTGCGTTAGGCCAGACTGTGGGTTCTAGGCATTCGCACCTTGACAATGCGGGGTATTCATACGACCAGAGCGCAAAAGAACTTAAAGATGAGGAGATAGTAGATTATGTGATAAAGGAGGAGAAAGAGAGGAACATCCTGACGTCGTTGTGCATCTGCCTGTTCGCGCGAAAGGTGTATGACAGGGTTACTATACTGAAAGCGCTTCATTCCATAGGCATTGACTGGAGCGATGATGACCTGACAAGGCTAGGGAATGATATATTCTTTACCAAGCTCAAGATCAAGAAAGAGCTTGGGTTTTCCCTTGAAAATTACAGGTTCCCCAAGAGGGTGTTTGAAACGCCTACTTTATGGGGTAAGATGGATGAGGAGAGGCTCAATAGGCTTTTGAAGATGTATATAGACAGGGTGGAGAAGGAATATGAGGATTGGAATAGAGGTCAATGA
- a CDS encoding MoaD/ThiS family protein — MRIGIEVNDFFGNYGSRTGKFEMDVKPGFSVQNLLEILNIPLDKVGFVIVNQKRVDCDYVFSEGDSVHVLPFATGG, encoded by the coding sequence ATGAGGATTGGAATAGAGGTCAATGACTTTTTTGGAAACTACGGCAGCAGAACCGGGAAGTTTGAAATGGATGTGAAACCGGGTTTTAGTGTGCAGAATTTGCTTGAAATATTGAATATACCATTGGATAAGGTTGGTTTTGTAATTGTAAATCAAAAAAGGGTTGATTGTGATTACGTCTTTTCCGAAGGTGATAGTGTGCATGTTTTGCCTTTTGCGACTGGAGGTTAA
- a CDS encoding substrate-binding domain-containing protein — MKRHAVWLLLLALLFVTGCQSSKVAVTLKIATTTSIYDSGFLDFVFPSFEDDYGIKLNFISVGSGQAVKMFMNKDVDGIIIHEKSFLDELLDEGYINGYIPLVYNRFILVGPKEAENLFKNVGSVQEAFLIIKNIGLPFVSRADNSATHIRELEIWDLAGVSPDFDGYIKSGQGMGMSLNLANEKRAFILTDEATFYKMRDKLGNLDVIYQNSDEEVLMNVYYFALSAARKEGPVFEEFFKGSKFKALVEEFNQKYFKNPLYQLCK, encoded by the coding sequence GTGAAAAGACATGCGGTATGGCTTTTGTTGTTGGCTTTACTGTTTGTTACGGGCTGCCAGAGCTCAAAGGTTGCGGTTACTCTGAAGATTGCTACCACCACCAGCATATACGACAGCGGTTTTTTGGATTTTGTGTTTCCATCCTTTGAGGACGATTATGGCATTAAGCTCAATTTTATTTCTGTCGGCAGTGGGCAGGCCGTTAAGATGTTTATGAATAAAGATGTTGACGGGATAATCATCCACGAAAAGTCCTTTTTGGATGAGCTGTTGGATGAAGGATATATAAATGGGTATATCCCTTTGGTCTATAACCGTTTTATTCTTGTTGGTCCTAAGGAGGCAGAGAATTTGTTTAAAAATGTTGGTTCCGTTCAGGAGGCCTTTTTGATAATCAAAAACATAGGTCTGCCGTTTGTGTCACGTGCTGACAATTCGGCCACTCATATAAGGGAGCTTGAGATATGGGATTTGGCAGGGGTTTCTCCCGATTTTGATGGTTATATAAAATCGGGACAGGGCATGGGCATGAGCTTGAACCTTGCAAACGAAAAGCGAGCCTTTATTCTTACCGATGAGGCTACTTTCTATAAGATGAGGGATAAACTGGGGAACCTGGATGTAATTTATCAAAATTCCGACGAAGAGGTTTTGATGAATGTTTACTACTTTGCTCTTTCTGCTGCGAGAAAGGAAGGGCCAGTTTTTGAGGAATTTTTTAAAGGCAGCAAGTTTAAGGCGCTGGTTGAAGAGTTTAATCAGAAGTACTTTAAAAATCCACTCTATCAGTTGTGCAAATGA